DNA sequence from the Armigeres subalbatus isolate Guangzhou_Male chromosome 1, GZ_Asu_2, whole genome shotgun sequence genome:
TGCTACATCTACTTTTTTTATTCTGCATGAACGTCAATATTGCTACTACTATTGATTGGTTATGGTTGACAAACATTTACTTTAATTGTTTCATAATCCTGTAATGAATATTTGGTTAATAgtttcataaattttgaataGAGAGTACTGTTGCTTACATTTCACTTCACAATAAATATTACAGTGCTGACAATTGAATGATTTCTTTGCATATATGTGTTTCAAAGTTTTATGCTGAAGCCAAACTAGCACGGGTGGAACAATTGGAATAGTTTTCAGACGCACCCGGCGTTATAACATTTAACGATcttctttttatttaaatatttcgaGTTGAACATTTTTATGTTAATCAATTCAATATGGggtaaatttctttcaattcaaTAAAACTTACTCCTCGGTAGAACTGGAGCTGGTATCCAATATTACCTCGAAGGAGAACGGTGTGAATGCATAACCCAAACCTGCGTAGAACTTGCTCTGGAACTCGACCCTACGATGAGATGAAATTTGATTAACGAAATACTTCTGCAGATACGTTGAGCTAGAACTTACCAGTGCAAACGTAGAGTATGCAGGAAAGCGGATAAACCTTCCATCAGTACCAGAATTCCAACGGTCAGCACAGCCCAGAAGCCGAAGATAGCCCAGAGAGCAATTCCGCCGATCCAACCGCCTTGTTGGAGACCATTCTTCAGCACCATGTTCCATAACACCTCAGCCAATTCTaaacaatatgaaaattttaatttaaaagcaACGAAATTAGATTGCGTAATACTCACGAGCATGGGCAAGCGACAGGGCCCACAGACGCAGATAGGAAGCAGTGTGCGACACCGATCCCAGCACGTACTCGATGGTATGAATGCCTTGGTGAATGAAAATTTCCGACATTTCTTCGTTATCGTGTCCATGGCCTGCGCCGCCACCAGCTCCCTGCTGAACAGCTCCATCTTGGGTTGCGTTCTGCTGATTTAGACCAGTTTCGGCGTCGCCATTTTCGTTGCTGTATGGAGCCATCGGCTGATGCTGCAAATCGGATATAATTAGTACCAAATTTATGTCGTGAATCGAATGATTTCCTAAACCTACCGCTGCTTCCTTGCGGCTGCGCATGATCATAATCGGCTTGGCCAGTAGCATCCACGGAACGCAAAGCAGTGCAATAATGACCAGGAACTTTTGCAATCCCTGCTGGCCGGCGAACATAAATGGACTACATACACCGGTGTCGTGATCGACCGACTTGAACAGCACCATGTTGATGAATGTGATCAAAATTGACGGTGCGCATCCCGCCGTGAATTTTTCGTCTTCGCTATCGGCCGAGTACTTGGTCCATTTCATGAACATCATCACCGTCATGTAAAAGAACAAAAACACCAGGAAAATGACTTGCGGTATGAACTCACAGTAGATTGCCAGCTTGTTCTTGAAATAGCGGTGATTGAACAATCCAACAAACACGCCGAACAACATGTGAATGACACCGAAAATGATCGAAATCTTCATTTTGTATGCGTTCAGgaagatgattttgttttcaGCCACTTGCCACACCGGGTCCAAACCAATGGGATACGGAATTCCAGAGTAATCCTGGCTTGCCGGATTTAGCTGTAGCGCCTTGTTCGACATTACTGTCGATGTGTTGTAGTTGATACTCCACGATGAACCGAATACATTCAAAGACTTGGAGAAAATGTCATTGTACACAAATCCAGTGTACATCGAGAAAACACCCATCAGGAAAATGATGTAACGTCCGCCGAAGAAGATGTTCCAGATTTCGTTATCGGTTTTCTTAGCAGCCAATGGCTTCTCCTTGAGCACCATCCACAAACCGAACAAAGCCATGATAGCACCATGGCCCAAATCGCCAAACATCACCGCAAACAAGAACGGAAACGTAATGATCGTATACGGGGCCGGATTCATTTCACGGTAACTGGCCACACCGTAAGCGTTGATCAATGCCTGGAAAGCGTTAGTAAACTTGTTCGTCCGATTGTAAGTCGGAGGATCCTCGAATGTTTCCATGCGGTTCAAAATTGGCGGTACGGACGACCCGGACCGTTCCGTTCCGCGACGCAGCGCAATCTGGATAGTTTCGATATCCAGCAGTGGGACCCAGCACTCGGCAATCAAACACTTCTGGGTCACATCCAAGTTGAACAGATTCAACGTGTGATAGATGGCCTTGATCTTGCGCACCTTCACGAACCAGTTCTTCAGGTTCTTGGCGGCGGCCACCAGCACCCGGTGGCGATGGTCCTGCGTTTGCCCGAGAACGGTGTTCAGGTCCTCGATGCGGGTCATCACACCCATGGCCATCTCGCGCCGATCGGTTGGTGCCTCCGGGCACGGGTACAGCGTGGCGCGGAAGCCCTCGCAGATTTTCTTGACGCGCGTCTTCAGCTGGTCACCTTGGAAGAAGATGATGAACACCGACTTGTAGACCTTGTCGCCCTGGGGTGAAGAAGAATAAATGTTATAATGTGTGTTCTAGTTTGGTGGAGATTTTACTGAATAGGAGTATCGAAAACAGTTGAACAAGCATTACTTGCAGGTCGGAGGAATTCACTGGGGAATATTTAAACAAATTCATGCAATCGCAGTTGTGTCGTTAAAGATGGTGTAATAtctaccgtgacctgccctaattccgcgcatcgcctaatacctTGGTTTTaatcaaaaatcagaacctggctatcatggacatAGTATTaggtgaaatgttcaaacatattatgtttgaacatttcaccaaataatgtgatgtccaTGATTGCCAGGTTCTGATGTtttatgaaaaccacggtattaggcgatgcgcgaaattagggcaggtacctccaaaacaaGTCTAGATGATTGAAAATAATGAGATCCTAAGAGTGCAATTCTTGACGCAAGCCTTACTAGTCAATCATTTGGAATAGAGATTCAACATAATAGGGtaggatggggcaagatgggtcgcctaaggcgaaccctgaatgcctcaaaacagaaacattttaattcaacttttcaacgtggatctataaaaatagctcataatctgtaagccaggggtgctgaaataataaaaacaaaagtagtccgctgcctccgtattgagtggtgtgtccttgaaaacgtgagtgaaataacaaaaaatccaCCCTTTTTTGAGTCATTAAGATAGAGGTCTATTTAAGGGGAGGACGCGACAAGATCTCCACCCGGGGCAAGAAGAGCACTCCTAATTTTACTACTTTTATGACTTAAGCTTCTCTTTAAATAACCCCTCACACTATTAAACTATAGTCCAACAAAAGACTtgacattgaaaaaatattataaaaataaaatgaatctgAAATACAGATAAATTAGCAAAAGTTGGTGAAAACTTGGATTTTCTTATAAGAAATCAGCAttagaaaataaagtttttaaaaacaaaaacattttttaatgaaaatcttGACCAAGTACAAATCTTATATgtcatcaaaaaatgttttagggTAATTTAAAATACTCACAGTGAATTGTTTGACCATGCTTAATTAGATTAGAATAATTTATTTCAACTTGGGCAAGATGAGCACCCCATTTTTAAACAACGAAATAATACACAAAATACTAAAACTCTTTTTCACAACCTAGAATTATGATTTACTGTGCGCTGAATCTGTTGAGTAACGAAAATTaacaaatttactgaaatttcaaaCTGATTTTTGCTATTCAATGTAATGTTGATGgtatcaatgaaaaataataacttaTCGATCCCAAAAACAGTTTCATTGTTTTTATATGGCCAATGCGCATTAAAAGCTATTATTTTTTGTTAGTATTGGTGCTCTAATGCATTTTAgttagaaaaaatgatttttaaagggtGCCCTTCTTGCCCCGTAGCGATGTTCATCTTGCCCCGTAGTATATTTGAACAAGTCAAAACAGAGTTTTAGTTAGGTCACATTTATCGGAATTACCATTCTTTTTTAAAATCGCCTTCTCGTCTAGATGTTAGATAAGATGCATCAAACAAGAACTGTCGTACTGCACTATAGAATCGCATGCTTGCTGAGAAGGTATAAGTTATCAGTCTTAGGGTGCTCATCTTGCCCCGTCCTACCCtactgtcaatcaaaaaatgtcggggtaagatgggtcaaacagcggAGCAAGATGGCGCTCACTAATGTCTAACGTGAAAGCAAAATCGTAAATGATTCCATTCGAATGTCACATTTTTCAGAGAAAATAGTTAGTctgagaaaataaataataaataacggGATGAAGTTTTAGAGCCCTATTTCTCGCTACCAATGGGGTAGTATTGATAAAGAAGGACTAGTCCATTGACAGCCACCGGTTTTACACAAAAAAGGCGTGGAAAGTCAGGCCaacttttcaatctgttttcatcaaccgatttgctcgcaacaaattgtgttcgccggggaatcctgtccgattgttTCCCATCGAAAATTGGGTTGATCAGACTCCGGGCTCGGAAGTTTTaaccaatatatttttttcacaaaaaaaaacttttttataagAAGCCTAAGATCTAATTTACTTAGTTTTGGGACACTTGGTCTTAATttgtttactcacaacaagttgtataGGACGGCGAATCCTGTTTCATTATTTCCTGTTAGAAATGAGACTATGGGCTCagcagttatggccaaaatacaatttttatatgCAAAATGCGTTTCAAACACTCACTTATTTTacgggcatttatccttaaccgatttatcGCATCGTTTTGTATTAAATTGATCATAAAAATTTAAGCCAGAATATTTGGTATTAAGAACTAACTTACTCTTTTCGAGCACGTTCAAATAGAGATCTGAGTAGAAAAAGCCGCGTAGTCGATAGCAGTTCTATTCTGCTGTcagtttttttaaatgaatattaaaaatttatGGGAATTCGTAGCTATTAAGTCAAATGTCATCGACAAATacagattgaaaattgtctcaagTCACGCTTTTTTGGAACAGAAATATTCCATAAAGGAGAGGCGGAGTAACTTCAATGTTCATAGAAATGAGCGTTTTtcaattagggtctcgccgacatttctcaccaacacgaacgcaggttcgtggttgcaaacaatcccatttgattttgccgtgacagctgctcgtggttgcaaacaaaccgagtaaaagtgtgagtgaaacgtgcgtgtacgtacacgatcgctgaaagcctaattgcGTTTATCTTAAATCATTCGAATAATACTATTCATAACTCATGTTCAATTTGATTTCTGTGGATATAATTAAAACCTTGAAATCCAAAAGTCGCTAGCTCGGttgatggaattttgaaaatctttgtAGGACTAATTACACATATATCGGAGTAAGGTACTCAATTGGTTTGTGAGttaggagatgacgagttctgcTTAATTCAGCGCAATTCAAAGTATcaagggctcattcacaaataaCATAACGCATCTAGGGGTGGGTGGGTTCCCAATACCGCGTTACAAAATGTTACGATTTGTTtagggggtgggtgggtttgCTCAGCTCTGTTACGAGTAACgtttatgataataaaataatataaaaaacgaACTCAAATTTGACAATATTATTATGTACTATGTAGAAAGTCAAGATAGTGTTCACTAAAAATACCAATTTatcatttttcgtgaaattttaGTAAGACGTTATGCGTCACAGGTGAGGGTGGGTGGTTCTAAAGAAAATGTTACAAACAACTCACAGAGGGGTGAATGGGGGTTCAAATCTGTGTTCTTTCGCATTATGTATTTTGTGAATGAGCCCCAAGTCTTCCAGTTAGTTTCCGGCGTAACCCACTTCTATCTACCACAAGCTTTTCATACGCAACCGAGAATAGGATTAGACCTAAATTTTGTCCGTAGTTTGAATTATcgttaaacaaataaattttcattattaatGAGCGTTTGTGGTTTTGAGGGAAAGTTATCAGGTAATCCATTTTTACTCTTTTACTATTATCCGATAATGATGAAGTACGTcctaataataatttaaataggatgtagtttgtcaaaaatgcttGCTACATACGTTTGAACATTCTTGGTTCTAAAAAGTGACGCTTATAGTTTGTTTAGATTACGAAATGTTACACGACAACTTTGACTTTATCCTGATAAAGCTTGTAGTCGGAATAGGCTCTCAAGATAGTTTTAGCTACATTCTCAATATTTCGAAGACACatacccttattcttgtttacggaagAACggccggtgttgaacttaatctagaattaaaaaaacacctaaataaagaattaaaaaaaaaaaaaataaaaaaatacggaagaacgatactttcgaacgaatgcgattCGTTCGAACCATTTCTCTATttcattttgctggcgtaaacgagaatgcgcttcaactttcgttcgaaagcgcgttcgttcgtaaacaagaatatgggtgacagtgatttttttttcagattttggaaCATGTGTAAATAATAACATgtgttcactatttttggtttttattcttccaaaaatggacgcattcaggtttttgattgattatttgtttacaatttagcttcaaaaaaatattttcgattttttgcaatgaaactgcCATAGCATCATTCCATAAACgaatatgtacaagacacaatgATGACTCGATTTTTAGCATGTTAAAATTTTATCTGCCTCTGATTTTGTCTACACCAGATTTTATGACTTAAGATTT
Encoded proteins:
- the LOC134223977 gene encoding V-type proton ATPase 116 kDa subunit a 1-like isoform X8 translates to MGSLFRSEEMTLCQLFLQSEAAYACVSELGELGLVQFRDLNPDVNAFQRKFVNEVRRCDEMERKLRYLEKEIKKDGIPMLDTGESPEAPQPREMIDLEATFEKLENELREVNQNAEALKRNFLELTELKHILRKTQVFFDEQEGGMHTTESMTRALITDESRTAGKTMGPVQLGFVAGVILRERLPAFERMLWRACRGNVFLRQAMIESALEDPSNGDKVYKSVFIIFFQGDQLKTRVKKICEGFRATLYPCPEAPTDRREMAMGVMTRIEDLNTVLGQTQDHRHRVLVAAAKNLKNWFVKVRKIKAIYHTLNLFNLDVTQKCLIAECWVPLLDIETIQIALRRGTERSGSSVPPILNRMETFEDPPTYNRTNKFTNAFQALINAYGVASYREMNPAPYTIITFPFLFAVMFGDLGHGAIMALFGLWMVLKEKPLAAKKTDNEIWNIFFGGRYIIFLMGVFSMYTGFVYNDIFSKSLNVFGSSWSINYNTSTVMSNKALQLNPASQDYSGIPYPIGLDPVWQVAENKIIFLNAYKMKISIIFGVIHMLFGVFVGLFNHRYFKNKLAIYCEFIPQVIFLVFLFFYMTVMMFMKWTKYSADSEDEKFTAGCAPSILITFINMVLFKSVDHDTGVCSPFMFAGQQGLQKFLVIIALLCVPWMLLAKPIMIMRSRKEAAHQPMAPYSNENGDAETGLNQQNATQDGAVQQGAGGGAGHGHDNEEMSEIFIHQGIHTIEYVLGSVSHTASYLRLWALSLAHAQLAEVLWNMVLKNGLQQGGWIGGIALWAIFGFWAVLTVGILVLMEGLSAFLHTLRLHWVEFQSKFYAGLGYAFTPFSFEVILDTSSSSTEE
- the LOC134223977 gene encoding V-type proton ATPase 116 kDa subunit a 1-like isoform X6, producing MGSLFRSEEMTLCQLFLQSEAAYACVSELGELGLVQFRDLNPDVNAFQRKFVNEVRRCDEMERKLRYLEKEIKKDGIPMLDTGESPEAPQPREMIDLEATFEKLENELREVNQNAEALKRNFLELTELKHILRKTQVFFDEQEGGMHTTESMTRALITDESRTAGKTMGPVQLGFLEKSQEPEEYLPCFVAGVILRERLPAFERMLWRACRGNVFLRQAMIESALEDPSNGDKVYKSVFIIFFQGDQLKTRVKKICEGFRATLYPCPEAPTDRREMAMGVMTRIEDLNTVLGQTQDHRHRVLVAAAKNLKNWFVKVRKIKAIYHTLNLFNLDVTQKCLIAECWVPLLDIETIQIALRRGTERSGSSVPPILNRMETFEDPPTYNRTNKFTNAFQALINAYGVASYREMNPAPYTIITFPFLFAVMFGDLGHGAIMALFGLWMVLKEKPLAAKKTDNEIWNIFFGGRYIIFLMGVFSMYTGFVYNDIFSKSLNVFGSSWSINYNTSTVMSNKALQLNPASQDYSGIPYPIGLDPVWQVAENKIIFLNAYKMKISIIFGVIHMLFGVFVGLFNHRYFKNKLAIYCEFIPQVIFLVFLFFYMTVMMFMKWTKYSADSEDEKFTAGCAPSILITFINMVLFKSVDHDTGVCSPFMFAGQQGLQKFLVIIALLCVPWMLLAKPIMIMRSRKEAAHQPMAPYSNENGDAETGLNQQNATQDGAVQQGAGGGAGHGHDNEEMSEIFIHQGIHTIEYVLGSVSHTASYLRLWALSLAHAQLAEVLWNMVLKNGLQQGGWIGGIALWAIFGFWAVLTVGILVLMEGLSAFLHTLRLHWVEFQSKFYAGLGYAFTPFSFEVILDTSSSSTEE
- the LOC134223977 gene encoding V-type proton ATPase 116 kDa subunit a 1-like isoform X5, producing MGSLFRSEEMTLCQLFLQSEAAYACVSELGELGLVQFRDLNPDVNAFQRKFVNEVRRCDEMERKLRYLEKEIKKDGIPMLDTGESPEAPQPREMIDLEATFEKLENELREVNQNAEALKRNFLELTELKHILRKTQVFFDEPQAAIASNVPNMSRNRYLQMADSHREEEQVNLLGEEGIRAGGAGAQGQNLKLGFVAGVILRERLPAFERMLWRACRGNVFLRQAMIESALEDPSNGDKVYKSVFIIFFQGDQLKTRVKKICEGFRATLYPCPEAPTDRREMAMGVMTRIEDLNTVLGQTQDHRHRVLVAAAKNLKNWFVKVRKIKAIYHTLNLFNLDVTQKCLIAECWVPLLDIETIQIALRRGTERSGSSVPPILNRMETFEDPPTYNRTNKFTNAFQALINAYGVASYREMNPAPYTIITFPFLFAVMFGDLGHGAIMALFGLWMVLKEKPLAAKKTDNEIWNIFFGGRYIIFLMGVFSMYTGFVYNDIFSKSLNVFGSSWSINYNTSTVMSNKALQLNPASQDYSGIPYPIGLDPVWQVAENKIIFLNAYKMKISIIFGVIHMLFGVFVGLFNHRYFKNKLAIYCEFIPQVIFLVFLFFYMTVMMFMKWTKYSADSEDEKFTAGCAPSILITFINMVLFKSVDHDTGVCSPFMFAGQQGLQKFLVIIALLCVPWMLLAKPIMIMRSRKEAAHQPMAPYSNENGDAETGLNQQNATQDGAVQQGAGGGAGHGHDNEEMSEIFIHQGIHTIEYVLGSVSHTASYLRLWALSLAHAQLAEVLWNMVLKNGLQQGGWIGGIALWAIFGFWAVLTVGILVLMEGLSAFLHTLRLHWVEFQSKFYAGLGYAFTPFSFEVILDTSSSSTEE
- the LOC134223977 gene encoding V-type proton ATPase 116 kDa subunit a 1-like isoform X7; this translates as MGSLFRSEEMTLCQLFLQSEAAYACVSELGELGLVQFRDLNPDVNAFQRKFVNEVRRCDEMERKLRYLEKEIKKDGIPMLDTGESPEAPQPREMIDLEATFEKLENELREVNQNAEALKRNFLELTELKHILRKTQVFFDEMADSHREEEQVNLLGEEGIRAGGAGAQGQNLKLGFVAGVILRERLPAFERMLWRACRGNVFLRQAMIESALEDPSNGDKVYKSVFIIFFQGDQLKTRVKKICEGFRATLYPCPEAPTDRREMAMGVMTRIEDLNTVLGQTQDHRHRVLVAAAKNLKNWFVKVRKIKAIYHTLNLFNLDVTQKCLIAECWVPLLDIETIQIALRRGTERSGSSVPPILNRMETFEDPPTYNRTNKFTNAFQALINAYGVASYREMNPAPYTIITFPFLFAVMFGDLGHGAIMALFGLWMVLKEKPLAAKKTDNEIWNIFFGGRYIIFLMGVFSMYTGFVYNDIFSKSLNVFGSSWSINYNTSTVMSNKALQLNPASQDYSGIPYPIGLDPVWQVAENKIIFLNAYKMKISIIFGVIHMLFGVFVGLFNHRYFKNKLAIYCEFIPQVIFLVFLFFYMTVMMFMKWTKYSADSEDEKFTAGCAPSILITFINMVLFKSVDHDTGVCSPFMFAGQQGLQKFLVIIALLCVPWMLLAKPIMIMRSRKEAAHQPMAPYSNENGDAETGLNQQNATQDGAVQQGAGGGAGHGHDNEEMSEIFIHQGIHTIEYVLGSVSHTASYLRLWALSLAHAQLAEVLWNMVLKNGLQQGGWIGGIALWAIFGFWAVLTVGILVLMEGLSAFLHTLRLHWVEFQSKFYAGLGYAFTPFSFEVILDTSSSSTEE
- the LOC134223977 gene encoding V-type proton ATPase 116 kDa subunit a 1-like isoform X4, encoding MGSLFRSEEMTLCQLFLQSEAAYACVSELGELGLVQFRDLNPDVNAFQRKFVNEVRRCDEMERKLRYLEKEIKKDGIPMLDTGESPEAPQPREMIDLEATFEKLENELREVNQNAEALKRNFLELTELKHILRKTQVFFDEQEGGMHTTESMTRALITDESRTAGKTMGPVQLGFVAGVILRERLPAFERMLWRACRGNVFLRQAMIESALEDPSNGDKVYKSVFIIFFQGDQLKTRVKKICEGFRATLYPCPEAPTDRREMAMGVMTRIEDLNTVLGQTQDHRHRVLVAAAKNLKNWFVKVRKIKAIYHTLNLFNLDVTQKCLIAECWVPLLDIETIQIALRRGTERSGSSVPPILNRMETFEDPPTYNRTNKFTNAFQALINAYGVASYREMNPAPYTIITFPFLFAVMFGDLGHGAIMALFGLWMVLKEKPLAAKKTDNEIWNIFFGGRYIIFLMGVFSMYTGFVYNDIFSKSLNVFGSSWSINYNTSTVMSNKALQLNPASQDYSGIPYPIGLDPVWQVAENKIIFLNAYKMKISIIFGVIHMLFGVFVGLFNHRYFKNKLAIYCEFIPQVIFLVFLFFYMTVMMFMKWTKYSADSEDEKFTAGCAPSILITFINMVLFKSVDHDTGVCSPFMFAGQQGLQKFLVIIALLCVPWMLLAKPIMIMRSRKEAAVGLGNHSIHDINLVLIISDLQHQPMAPYSNENGDAETGLNQQNATQDGAVQQGAGGGAGHGHDNEEMSEIFIHQGIHTIEYVLGSVSHTASYLRLWALSLAHAQLAEVLWNMVLKNGLQQGGWIGGIALWAIFGFWAVLTVGILVLMEGLSAFLHTLRLHWVEFQSKFYAGLGYAFTPFSFEVILDTSSSSTEE
- the LOC134223977 gene encoding V-type proton ATPase 116 kDa subunit a 1-like isoform X2, with the translated sequence MGSLFRSEEMTLCQLFLQSEAAYACVSELGELGLVQFRDLNPDVNAFQRKFVNEVRRCDEMERKLRYLEKEIKKDGIPMLDTGESPEAPQPREMIDLEATFEKLENELREVNQNAEALKRNFLELTELKHILRKTQVFFDEQEGGMHTTESMTRALITDESRTAGKTMGPVQLGFLEKSQEPEEYLPCFVAGVILRERLPAFERMLWRACRGNVFLRQAMIESALEDPSNGDKVYKSVFIIFFQGDQLKTRVKKICEGFRATLYPCPEAPTDRREMAMGVMTRIEDLNTVLGQTQDHRHRVLVAAAKNLKNWFVKVRKIKAIYHTLNLFNLDVTQKCLIAECWVPLLDIETIQIALRRGTERSGSSVPPILNRMETFEDPPTYNRTNKFTNAFQALINAYGVASYREMNPAPYTIITFPFLFAVMFGDLGHGAIMALFGLWMVLKEKPLAAKKTDNEIWNIFFGGRYIIFLMGVFSMYTGFVYNDIFSKSLNVFGSSWSINYNTSTVMSNKALQLNPASQDYSGIPYPIGLDPVWQVAENKIIFLNAYKMKISIIFGVIHMLFGVFVGLFNHRYFKNKLAIYCEFIPQVIFLVFLFFYMTVMMFMKWTKYSADSEDEKFTAGCAPSILITFINMVLFKSVDHDTGVCSPFMFAGQQGLQKFLVIIALLCVPWMLLAKPIMIMRSRKEAAVGLGNHSIHDINLVLIISDLQHQPMAPYSNENGDAETGLNQQNATQDGAVQQGAGGGAGHGHDNEEMSEIFIHQGIHTIEYVLGSVSHTASYLRLWALSLAHAQLAEVLWNMVLKNGLQQGGWIGGIALWAIFGFWAVLTVGILVLMEGLSAFLHTLRLHWVEFQSKFYAGLGYAFTPFSFEVILDTSSSSTEE
- the LOC134223977 gene encoding V-type proton ATPase 116 kDa subunit a 1-like isoform X1, producing the protein MGSLFRSEEMTLCQLFLQSEAAYACVSELGELGLVQFRDLNPDVNAFQRKFVNEVRRCDEMERKLRYLEKEIKKDGIPMLDTGESPEAPQPREMIDLEATFEKLENELREVNQNAEALKRNFLELTELKHILRKTQVFFDEPQAAIASNVPNMSRNRYLQMADSHREEEQVNLLGEEGIRAGGAGAQGQNLKLGFVAGVILRERLPAFERMLWRACRGNVFLRQAMIESALEDPSNGDKVYKSVFIIFFQGDQLKTRVKKICEGFRATLYPCPEAPTDRREMAMGVMTRIEDLNTVLGQTQDHRHRVLVAAAKNLKNWFVKVRKIKAIYHTLNLFNLDVTQKCLIAECWVPLLDIETIQIALRRGTERSGSSVPPILNRMETFEDPPTYNRTNKFTNAFQALINAYGVASYREMNPAPYTIITFPFLFAVMFGDLGHGAIMALFGLWMVLKEKPLAAKKTDNEIWNIFFGGRYIIFLMGVFSMYTGFVYNDIFSKSLNVFGSSWSINYNTSTVMSNKALQLNPASQDYSGIPYPIGLDPVWQVAENKIIFLNAYKMKISIIFGVIHMLFGVFVGLFNHRYFKNKLAIYCEFIPQVIFLVFLFFYMTVMMFMKWTKYSADSEDEKFTAGCAPSILITFINMVLFKSVDHDTGVCSPFMFAGQQGLQKFLVIIALLCVPWMLLAKPIMIMRSRKEAAVGLGNHSIHDINLVLIISDLQHQPMAPYSNENGDAETGLNQQNATQDGAVQQGAGGGAGHGHDNEEMSEIFIHQGIHTIEYVLGSVSHTASYLRLWALSLAHAQLAEVLWNMVLKNGLQQGGWIGGIALWAIFGFWAVLTVGILVLMEGLSAFLHTLRLHWVEFQSKFYAGLGYAFTPFSFEVILDTSSSSTEE
- the LOC134223977 gene encoding V-type proton ATPase 116 kDa subunit a 1-like isoform X3, with amino-acid sequence MGSLFRSEEMTLCQLFLQSEAAYACVSELGELGLVQFRDLNPDVNAFQRKFVNEVRRCDEMERKLRYLEKEIKKDGIPMLDTGESPEAPQPREMIDLEATFEKLENELREVNQNAEALKRNFLELTELKHILRKTQVFFDEMADSHREEEQVNLLGEEGIRAGGAGAQGQNLKLGFVAGVILRERLPAFERMLWRACRGNVFLRQAMIESALEDPSNGDKVYKSVFIIFFQGDQLKTRVKKICEGFRATLYPCPEAPTDRREMAMGVMTRIEDLNTVLGQTQDHRHRVLVAAAKNLKNWFVKVRKIKAIYHTLNLFNLDVTQKCLIAECWVPLLDIETIQIALRRGTERSGSSVPPILNRMETFEDPPTYNRTNKFTNAFQALINAYGVASYREMNPAPYTIITFPFLFAVMFGDLGHGAIMALFGLWMVLKEKPLAAKKTDNEIWNIFFGGRYIIFLMGVFSMYTGFVYNDIFSKSLNVFGSSWSINYNTSTVMSNKALQLNPASQDYSGIPYPIGLDPVWQVAENKIIFLNAYKMKISIIFGVIHMLFGVFVGLFNHRYFKNKLAIYCEFIPQVIFLVFLFFYMTVMMFMKWTKYSADSEDEKFTAGCAPSILITFINMVLFKSVDHDTGVCSPFMFAGQQGLQKFLVIIALLCVPWMLLAKPIMIMRSRKEAAVGLGNHSIHDINLVLIISDLQHQPMAPYSNENGDAETGLNQQNATQDGAVQQGAGGGAGHGHDNEEMSEIFIHQGIHTIEYVLGSVSHTASYLRLWALSLAHAQLAEVLWNMVLKNGLQQGGWIGGIALWAIFGFWAVLTVGILVLMEGLSAFLHTLRLHWVEFQSKFYAGLGYAFTPFSFEVILDTSSSSTEE